The following are from one region of the Andrena cerasifolii isolate SP2316 chromosome 1, iyAndCera1_principal, whole genome shotgun sequence genome:
- the LOC143368237 gene encoding uncharacterized protein LOC143368237 produces the protein MVNLRVLSSVTLFIISNVKPVEPLMQESFYKLLGSLTSVKHVRIPELLNQLCNESQGSDTVLQDACYGCFFKATNQPLGYPSLASMSNCADLYLNNTDYGHCQRYLNNATSTPATKANPSTIYCTFLECIRQVNKDTLEALRVRPRMAASSGKTSRKAFFLYLKLYKQLARGVCIIKEQNSESNTVRPGAEPIDPRRQSIPPKRR, from the exons ATGGTGAACCTACGAGTGCTTTCTAGTGTGAcattatttataatttccaaCGTCAAGCCAGTGGAACCTTTGATGCAGGAGAGCTTCTACAAACTCCTGGGATCCCTAACTTCCGTGAAACA CGTGAGGATTCCTGAATTGCTCAATCAACTGTGCAACGAATCCCAAGGCTCAGACACGGTTCTTCAAGATGCCTGCTACGGGTGCTTCTTCAAGGCTACCAATCAACCCCTTGGGTATCCTTCATTAGCGTCCATGTCCAACTGTGCTGACCTTTACCTCAACAACACCGATTATGGCCACTGTCAACGGTACTTGAAT AACGCCACCAGCACGCCGGCCACGAAAGCTAATCCCTCGACGATATATTGCACGTTCCTCGAGTGCATCCGTCAAGTGAACAAGGACACTTTG GAAGCGTTGCGAGTCAGACCGAGAATGGCGGCGAGCTCCGGAAAAACGTCGAGGAAAGCTTTCTTCTTGTACTTAAAATTGTATAAGCAGCTAGCGAGAGGCGTTTGCATCATAAAGGAACAGAACTCGGAGTCCAACACTGTGAGACCCGGAGCGGAGCCTATCGATCCCAGGCGGCAATCGATTCCACCGAAACGCCGATGA